A genomic region of Miscanthus floridulus cultivar M001 chromosome 3, ASM1932011v1, whole genome shotgun sequence contains the following coding sequences:
- the LOC136542177 gene encoding cytochrome P450 78A9-like, whose amino-acid sequence MAATPDDCGSWLLYLSLAAKCAGGDQPYRLAGFLAVCAVAFVVTCLLHWCFPGGPAWGRWWWTRTRLVGGAAAAAVPGPRGLPLIGSMWLMTGLAHRKLAAAADSLRARRLMAFSLGGTRVVVAAHPDVAREILNSPAFADRPIKESAYGLLFHRAIGFAPYGAYWRTLRRVASTHLFSPWQVAASAAQRAVIARQMVAAMKELSAAASASGRDGFEVRRVLRRGSLHNVMWSVFGRRYDLELDPAKESPETRELRSLVDEGYDLLGQLNWSDHLPWLARFDLQSTRSRCDRLVPLVNRFVGGIIDEHRVRNDLRSAPPAVMDFTDVLLSLPADDRLTDSDMIAVLWEMVFRGTDTVAVLIEWVLARLVLHPDVQARVHDELDRVVGPDRAVTESDSASLVYLHAVIKEVLRMHPPGPLLSWARLATSDVVVDGHLIPAGTTAMVNMWAITHDPDVWAEPTEFQPERFMGSTTAEFPIMGSDLRLAPFGAGRRSCPGKSLAMATVAFWLATLLHEFELLPARGVDLSEMLKLSCEMAVPLAVTARPRQAV is encoded by the exons ATGGCGGCGACCCCCGATGACTGCGGCAGCTGGTTGCTGTACCTGTCCCTAGCCGCCAAATGCGCCGGCGGCGACCAGCCTTACCGCCTCGCCGGCTTCCTGGCGGTCTGCGCCGTGGCCTTCGTCGTCACTTGCCTCCTCCACTGGTGCTTCCCTGGAGGTCCGGCGTGggggaggtggtggtggacacggacgcgtctggtcggtggcgcggcggcggcggccgtgccGGGGCCGAGGGGCCTGCCCTTGATCGGGAGCATGTGGCTCATGACGGGCCTGGCGCACCGCaagctcgcggcggcggcggacagcCTCCGCGCCAGGCGCCTGATGGCGTTCTCCCTCGGGGGCACGCGGGTGGTGGTGGCCGCGCACCCGGACGTGGCGCGGGAGATCCTCAACAGCCCGGCGTTCGCGGACCGGCCCATCAAGGAGTCCGCGTACGGGCTCCTGTTCCACCGCGCCATCGGGTTCGCGCCCTACGGCGCCTACTGGCGCACGCTGCGCCGCGTGGCGTCCACGCACCTCTTCTCCCCGTGGCAGGTCGCCGCCTCGGCCGCGCAGCGCGCCGTCATCGCGCGCCAGATGGTGGCCGCCATGAAGGAGCTGTCGGCGGCGGCCTCGGCCTCCGGGCGCGACGGCTTCGAGGTCCGCCGCGTCCTGCGCCGCGGGTCGCTGCACAACGTGATGTGGTCGGTGTTCGGCCGGCGGTACGACCTGGAGCTGGACCCGGCCAAGGAGAGCCCGGAGACGCGGGAGCTGAGGAGCCTCGTGGACGAAGGCTACGACCTGCTGGGCCAGCTCAACTGGTCCGACCACCTCCCCTGGCTCGCGCGCTTCGACCTGCAGAGCACCAGGTCCAGGTGCGACCGCCTCGTCCCGCTCGTGAACCGCTTCGTCGGCGGCATCATCGACGAGCACCGCGTCCGGAACGACCTCCGCTCCGCTCCACCCGCCGTCATGGACTTCACCGACGTGCTCCTCTCGCTGCCGGCCGACGACAGGCTCACCGACTCTGACATGATCGCCGTCCTCTGG GAAATGGTGTTCCGTGGAACTGACACAGTTGCCGTGCTGATCGAGTGGGTGCTGGCCAGGCTCGTGCTGCACCCTGACGTGCAGGCCCGTGTCCACGACGAGCTGGACCGCGTGGTCGGCCCCGACCGGGCCGTGACCGAGTCTGACTCGGCGTCACTGGTCTACCTGCACGCCGTGATCAAGGAGGTGCTCAGGATGCACCCGCCGGGCCCACTGCTGTCGTGGGCGCGCCTCGCCACGTCGGACGTGGTCGTGGACGGGCACCTCATCCCCGCCGGCACCACCGCCATGGTGAACATGTGGGCCATAACACACGACCCGGACGTGTGGGCGGAGCCGACGGAGTTCCAACCGGAGAGGTTCATGGGATCCACCACCGCCGAGTTCCCGATAATGGGGTCGGACCTCAGGCTCGCGCCGTTCGGGGCGGGCCGGCGCAGCTGCCCGGGGAAGAGCCTCGCCATGGCCACCGTGGCTTTCTGGCTCGCGACGCTGCTGCACGAGTTCGAGCTGCTCCCGGCGCGCGGCGTCGACCTGTCGGAGATGCTCAAGCTGTCGTGCGAGATGGCCGTCCCGCTGGCCGTGACGGCGAGGCCCCGGCAAGCGGTGTGA